One Vicugna pacos chromosome 12, VicPac4, whole genome shotgun sequence genomic window carries:
- the CCDC134 gene encoding coiled-coil domain-containing protein 134, translating to MDFLQFLAFLSFLLLSGTGVTGTLRTSLDPSLEIYKKMFEVKRREQLLALKNLAQLNDVYQQYKILDVMLRGLFKVLEDSRTVLIAADVLPDGPFPQDEKLKDAFSQVVENTAFFGDVVLRFPKIVHHYFDHNSNWNLLIRWGISFCNQSGVFDQGPHSPILSLMAQELGISEKDSDFQNPFKVDRTEFISSTDPFQKALREEEKRRKKEEKRKEIRKGPRISRSQSEL from the exons ATGGACTTTCTGCAGTTCCTGGCCTTCCTCTCTTTCCTGCTTCTGTCTGGAACAGGAGTCACAGGTACTCTGAGGACCTCCCTGGACCCGAGCCTGGAGATCT ACAAGAAGATGTTTGAGGTGAAGCGACGAGAGCAGTTGTTGGCACTGAAAAATCTAGCACAGCTGAATGATGTCTACCAGCAGTACAAGATCCTTGATGTGATGCTCAGGGGGCTCTTTAAG GTGCTGGAGGACTCCCGGACAGTGCTCATTGCTGCAGATGTGCTCCCAGATGGCCCCTTCCCCCAGGACGAGAAACTGAAAGATG CTTTCTCCCAAGTGGTGGAGAACACGGCCTTCTTCGGTGATGTGGTGCTGCGCTTCCCAAAGATTGTGCACCACTACTTTGACCACAACTCCAACTGGAACCTTCTCATCCGCTGGGGCATCAGCTTCTGCAACCAGTCGGGCGTCTTTGACCAGGGGCCCCACTCGCCCATCCTCAGCCTG ATGGCCCAGGAGCTGGGGATCAGCGAGAAAGACTCTGACTTCCAGAACCCATTTAAAGTAGACCGCACAGAG ttcatcTCCAGCACTGACCCTTTCCAGAAGGCCCTGAGAGAAGAGGAGAAACGCcggaagaaagaggagaagaggaaagagatcCGAAAAGGCCCTCGGATCTCGAGATCCCAGTCTGAGTTATAG